One region of Oncorhynchus nerka isolate Pitt River linkage group LG22, Oner_Uvic_2.0, whole genome shotgun sequence genomic DNA includes:
- the eif1b gene encoding eukaryotic translation initiation factor 1b, whose product MSSIQNLQSFDPFADATKGDDLLPAGTEDKIHIRIQQRNGRKTLTTVQGIAADYDKKKLVKAFKKKFACNGTVIEHPEYGEVIQLQGDQRKNICQFLMEIGIVREEQLKVHGF is encoded by the exons ATGTCCTCTATTCAGAACCTCCAATCTTTTG ATCCCTTTGCTGATGCAACCAAGGGTGACGATTTACTCCCGGCAGGGACAGAAGATAAAATCCACATAAGGATACAACAACGAAACGGACGCAAGACCCTAACCACTGTTCAAGGGATCGCGGCCGATTACGACAAGAAGAAGCTTGTGAAGGCCTTCAAGAAG AAATTTGCCTGCAATGGTACTGTGATTGAACACCCTGAGTACGGTGAGGTCATCCAGCTGCAGGGAGACCAGAGAAAAAACATCTGCCAGTTCCTCATGGAG ATCGGCATTGTCAGGGAGGAGCAGTTGAAGGTCCACGGATTTTAA